One part of the Mariniblastus fucicola genome encodes these proteins:
- a CDS encoding DUF1592 domain-containing protein — MTYSSIKGAWLAVAVAIAWLPAGFVSAQVKTLIADSCIHCHDESTDTSLDFDALDFDLKDEKTFAMWERVYDRVAAGEMPPEDEDRPDQTTQKKALAQIHDSLSKRSLAIQKENGRSTIRRLTRTEYEYSLHDLLGIKTELARLLPAENESGFDTVAKNQGISQLHAKSWLIAADAAIDSAINLGVEPDSKPQRFEMLELESVKNHFAPEGGKNKHIILGKEDDGIVIFESGSTYLYSLKKSGMDHSGTFRIRAEAETFRSDTPIVVAFFAGSYSRGQSRILDYWDAVPGETLEIDFEPTLRRGEYIFPQAFELMKSKDNANIWNVGPEKYEGAGLKLKWVSIEGPLHNSWPPVSATNLLPGVKFNKREHLAWRNNRHIQFDIETPEGNPLATIRKGISKLAARAFRRPLRKGEADEYLVIAKNALDEGAAFDKASRLAMRSVLCSPHFLFHSGEPGELDDFSLASRLSYFFWKSIPDSTLLKLANAGELSDDEVLRQQVDRMLDDQKANRFFGDFLGQWLELRRIDATSPDSRLYPEYDPVLRSAMTEESEAFFGELVKEDLGVANLVDSDFAMLNRRLADHYGISGVEGQHIRRVDTKGTVRGGFLTQAAILKTTANGTTTSPVRRGNWVLTSILGTPSPPPPPNVGAIEPDTRGTTTIREELTAHRNSMVCNSCHKNIDPPGFALESFDVIGGFREKYRSVEHGDAPKTKLFGRHIWEYKLNLPVNPSGETPDGVSFSDIESYKRILAKRKRNLAENLVRQLVVYSTGAEIQFADRAKIDNILKQCEDDDYGVRSLIHAVVQSKLFRHK, encoded by the coding sequence ATGACATATTCCTCGATAAAAGGCGCCTGGCTGGCCGTTGCGGTGGCAATCGCTTGGCTACCTGCCGGCTTCGTTTCGGCGCAGGTCAAAACGTTGATCGCGGATTCCTGCATTCATTGTCACGATGAATCGACCGATACCTCGCTGGATTTTGACGCACTCGACTTCGACTTGAAGGATGAGAAGACGTTCGCCATGTGGGAGCGAGTGTACGATCGCGTTGCCGCTGGTGAGATGCCTCCCGAAGACGAAGATCGCCCTGACCAAACCACCCAGAAAAAAGCCCTCGCCCAGATTCACGACTCGCTCAGCAAACGCAGTCTGGCGATTCAAAAGGAGAACGGGCGGTCAACGATCAGGCGTCTGACTCGGACTGAATACGAGTACTCGCTGCACGATCTACTTGGAATCAAAACCGAGTTGGCGAGATTGCTTCCCGCCGAAAACGAGTCGGGATTCGACACCGTCGCGAAGAATCAGGGAATCTCGCAACTTCACGCGAAATCCTGGCTAATCGCGGCCGACGCAGCGATCGATTCGGCAATCAATTTGGGCGTTGAACCAGACAGCAAACCGCAGCGTTTTGAAATGCTGGAACTCGAATCGGTCAAAAACCATTTTGCGCCCGAAGGCGGTAAGAACAAGCACATCATCCTGGGAAAAGAAGACGACGGGATCGTGATCTTTGAATCCGGATCGACCTATTTGTACAGCTTGAAAAAGTCAGGGATGGATCATTCCGGCACGTTTCGAATTCGCGCCGAAGCCGAAACATTTCGCAGTGACACTCCGATCGTTGTGGCATTTTTTGCGGGCAGCTACAGCCGTGGCCAGTCCCGGATTCTCGACTATTGGGATGCTGTTCCCGGCGAAACTCTGGAGATTGACTTCGAACCCACGCTGCGACGGGGCGAGTACATTTTTCCGCAAGCGTTTGAGCTGATGAAGTCGAAAGACAATGCGAACATTTGGAATGTTGGCCCGGAGAAATACGAAGGTGCCGGCCTGAAATTGAAATGGGTTTCGATCGAAGGTCCGCTCCACAATTCCTGGCCACCGGTTAGTGCAACGAATTTATTGCCCGGAGTGAAATTCAATAAACGCGAGCATCTTGCATGGCGGAACAATCGGCACATTCAATTTGACATTGAAACGCCGGAAGGAAATCCGTTGGCGACGATCCGAAAAGGCATCAGTAAACTCGCGGCCAGAGCATTTCGACGCCCGCTGCGAAAAGGGGAAGCGGACGAGTACCTCGTGATCGCGAAAAACGCACTCGATGAAGGTGCAGCGTTTGACAAGGCGTCGCGGCTGGCAATGCGAAGCGTCCTTTGCTCGCCACATTTCCTGTTTCACTCGGGCGAACCTGGTGAACTGGATGACTTTTCCCTGGCCAGCCGACTATCGTACTTTTTTTGGAAAAGCATCCCCGATTCGACGCTGCTCAAACTCGCAAACGCGGGAGAGCTATCCGATGACGAAGTGTTGAGGCAACAAGTCGATCGAATGCTCGACGATCAGAAAGCAAATCGGTTCTTCGGTGATTTCCTTGGCCAGTGGTTGGAACTTCGACGCATCGACGCCACCTCGCCTGATTCGCGACTGTACCCTGAGTACGATCCGGTGTTGCGGTCGGCGATGACGGAGGAAAGCGAAGCGTTCTTTGGCGAGCTGGTGAAAGAAGATCTTGGCGTCGCAAATCTGGTCGATTCCGACTTTGCGATGCTTAACCGTCGGCTTGCTGACCACTACGGCATCAGCGGCGTCGAAGGTCAACACATTCGCCGCGTTGACACGAAAGGCACCGTTCGCGGCGGATTTCTGACTCAAGCCGCAATTCTGAAAACAACGGCGAACGGAACGACAACTTCTCCAGTTCGACGCGGCAATTGGGTGCTGACCAGCATTCTCGGGACGCCTTCGCCTCCTCCTCCACCGAACGTCGGAGCGATTGAGCCGGACACGCGTGGCACGACAACGATTCGTGAGGAACTCACGGCTCATCGCAACTCCATGGTGTGTAACAGCTGCCACAAGAACATTGATCCACCCGGGTTCGCGTTGGAAAGCTTTGACGTAATCGGCGGATTTCGCGAGAAGTATCGTTCTGTTGAACACGGTGATGCACCGAAGACGAAACTGTTTGGACGTCACATTTGGGAATACAAACTTAATCTGCCAGTCAATCCATCTGGCGAAACTCCTGACGGGGTTTCGTTTTCGGACATCGAGTCGTACAAGCGAATTCTGGCCAAACGCAAACGTAATCTGGCAGAGAACCTCGTCCGGCAGTTGGTGGTTTACTCGACGGGCGCCGAAATCCAGTTCGCCGACCGAGCGAAGATCGATAACATTCTGAAGCAATGCGAAGACGATGATTATGGTGTGAGATCTCTGATTCACGCCGTTGTGCAATCCAAACTGTTCAGGCACAAATAG